From the genome of Pungitius pungitius chromosome 21, fPunPun2.1, whole genome shotgun sequence, one region includes:
- the lyrm1 gene encoding LYR motif containing protein 1: MAASTRRTVLSLYTRVFRVARGWQALSGVPSDTEAERKYILQEAGTLFRQNQQLTDDESIKRCMEECEARIEMGLHYRNPYPRATYLPPLGLATQKGRKLKAQQRLRKQAKPVYLQSQDET; this comes from the exons ATGGCGGCCTCCACTCGCAGGACGGTGTTGTCGCTGTACACGCGGGTGTTTCGCGTCGCCCGCGGCTGGCAGGCGCTGAGCGGAGTCCCCAGTGACACCGAGGCGGAGAGAAAGTACATTCTCCAAGAGGCCGGCACTCTGTTCCGACAGAACCAGCAG CTCACAGATGACGAATCAATAAAACGGTGTATGGAAGAATGTGAGGCAAGGATAGAAATGG GTTTACATTACAGGAACCCTTATCCGAGGGCT ACGTACCTGCCACCGCTGGGGCTGGCGACTCAGAAGGGCAGGAAGCTGAAAGCACAGCAGCGCCTGAGGAAGCAGGCCAAGCCGGTGTACTTACAGTCACAAGACGAGACCTGA
- the dcun1d3 gene encoding DCN1-like protein 3, protein MGQCVTKCKNPTSSLGSKSGDKESGSKSHHKKGGSAGGGHKEEPGAQGSKAAIDLSNGTKASEVSVETPVISAVMGEPRKDECLDGDGLSMLRLDELFCCYKDEQEDAILEEGMEMFCNDLCVDPAEFRVLVLAWKFQAATMCKFTRKEFVEGCKAIQADSLEGICSRFPVMLLDARGEENFKDLYRFTFQFGLDADEGQRSLQRDIAIALWRLVFTQDSPAILEHWLDFLSENPSSIRGISRDTWNMFLNFTQAIGPDLSNYSEDEAWPSLFDTFVEWELERRKREEEEEEAARRAREEEGTETEGSPTPERLETEGSRGSQTWGGH, encoded by the exons ATGGGTCAATGTGTCACCAAGTGTAAGAATCCAACGTCCTCACTCGGCAGCAAGAGTGGAGACAAGGAGAGCGGCTCCAAGTCCCACCACAAGAAAGGCGGCAGTGCCGGGGGGGGCCACAAAGAAGAGCCCGGCGCTCAGGGCAGCAAAGCCGCCATCGACCTGTCGAATGGCACCAAGGCCTCGGAGGTGAGCGTGGAGACGCCCGTCATCTCCGCCGTGATGGGGGAGCCACGCAAGGACGAGTGCCTGGACGGAGACGGGCTGTCGATGCTGCGCCTCGACGAGCTCTTCTGCTGCTACAAGGACGAACAGGAGGACGCCATCCTGGAGGAGGGCATGGAGATGTTCTGCAACGACCTGTGCGTGGACCCGGCCGAGTTTCGCGTGCTTGTTCTCGCCTGGAAGTTTCAAGCGGCCACCATGTGCAAGTTTACAAG GAAGGAGTTTGTTGAAGGCTGCAAGGCCATTCAGGCCGACAGCCTGGAGGGCATCTGCTCGCGCTTCCCCGTCATGCTGCTGGACGCCCGGGGCGAGGAGAACTTCAAGGACCTGTACCGCTTCACCTTCCAGTTCGGCCTGGACGCCGACGAGGGCCAGCGCTCGCTGCAGCGGGACATCGCCATCGCGCTGTGGCGCCTGGTGTTCACCCAGGACTCGCCCGCCATCCTGGAGCACTGGCTGGACTTCCTGTCGGAGAACCCCTCGAGTATCCGGGGCATCTCCAGGGACACGTGGAACATGTTCCTCAACTTCACCCAAGCTATCGGGCCGGACCTGAGCAACTACAGCGAGGACGAGGCCTGGCCCAGCCTCTTCGACACCTTTGTGGAGTGGGAGTTGGAGCGCaggaaaagggaggaagaggaggaggaggcggcacgGAGGGCACGCGAGGAAGAGGGGACTGAAACAGAGGGTTCGCCCACCCCAGAGAGGCTGGAAACAGAGGGAAGCCGCGGCTCACAGACGTGGGGGGGCCACTGA